GTCACGGTGTCGGCGGGGGTCAGCGGGGCACCGACCAGCAGGTCCGGACGGCGGGCCAGCGTGCGCGCCAGCGCCTGCCCGCGCCGCCACGCCGCCACCGCGCCGTGATTCCCGCCGCGCAGCACGTCCGGGACGCTCTGACCACGCCACTCCGGGGGACGGGTGTACTCGGGGTAGTCCAGCAGCCCCGAACTGAAACTGTCCGCCTGATGAGACTCGGGGTCGCCCAGCACGCCCGGCACCAGCCGCGCCACGGCCTCCAGCACGCACGCGGCGGCCGCCTCGCCGCCCATCATCACGAAATCCCCGATGCTCAGTTCCCGCGTGACCAGCCCCTCGGTGCGGGCATCGAAGCCCTCGTAGCGGCCGCACAGGAACACCAGATGCCGGCGCTCCGCGAGTTCCTCCGCGACCGCCTGCGTGAACGGCTGCCCGGCCGGACTGAACAGGATCACCTCGTCCGCCGCAGGGAGGCTCGCCAGGGCCCGCTCGGCG
The DNA window shown above is from Deinococcus sp. LM3 and carries:
- the trmD gene encoding tRNA (guanosine(37)-N1)-methyltransferase TrmD, which produces MTDAHPLPDATAEADTGTPDAAGLTFSFLTLFPELLAPFAAEAIVGKARERGLLDVRLVNMRDFAGNRHHKVDDTPYGGGAGMVIRVDVAERALASLPAADEVILFSPAGQPFTQAVAEELAERRHLVFLCGRYEGFDARTEGLVTRELSIGDFVMMGGEAAAACVLEAVARLVPGVLGDPESHQADSFSSGLLDYPEYTRPPEWRGQSVPDVLRGGNHGAVAAWRRGQALARTLARRPDLLVGAPLTPADTVTLGELGATPEQLQEWGAPPPPRPKRRKRPRPADPDPSPGS